The genomic DNA CGGTTCCGCGCGGGACCTGGCCCGGCAGACCGGACTCGACGAGGCCGAGAGCGTCAAGATCCTCGATGACCTGGCGGCGCGGGGCCTGGTGGCTGTCGTGGCGGAGGCCGCGAGCGGGTCGCCCGAACCCGCCGAGGGCGAGGCCGGCCCGCCGCCCGCCCGCTATCGGCTCACACCGCCCTCGGTGGCCCTGGCTCCGCTCCTTGTCGAGCAGCGCAACGCGCTTCACCATGCCGAGACCGCCTTCTCGATCCTTAGCGAGCAGTACCGCAGTACCGCCGCACAGACCGCGGGGGGTGTCGTGGAGGTGGTCGTCGGTGTGGAGCAGGTCGCGCACCGGTTCCACCAATTGCAGAGCGGGGCCCAGCGGGAGTTGCTCGTCTTCCTCGTCGGCGCGCCCATCGCGGTGCCGCGCGAGGACACCGACACGGCGGAGAGTTCCGCGCTGGATCGCGGAGTCGACTTCCGGGTCGTCGCCGCCAAGGACTATCTGGACGGTCACGACATCGTGCGGGATGTGCGGACGGCTGTCATGGCGGGCCTCGACCTGCGCCTGGTCGACTCGCTGCCGCTGAAGATGGTCGTGTCGGACCGGGAACGCGCCATGGTGCCACTGGACATGGCGGACTCCGGTGGTGAGCCGAGCGCGATCGTGGTGCACCGCAGCGGCCTGCTGACGGCCCTGGTCCATCTCTTCGAGAAGGAATGGGCCCAGGCCCGGCCGATGTACACGACCACGGGGGCGCCCGAGGAACCTGCGGCCGATCAGCCGACCGAGGGGGAACTGGAGGTCCTCGCACGGCTGTTGGCGGGCATCTCGGACCGGCGGACGGCGTCCCAGCTCGGTCTCTCCGTGCGTACGGTGGAGCGGCGGATACGCCGTTTGATGGACCTCGCCGGAGTGGACTCGCGCTTGCAGCTCGGCTGGCACGCGGCACGTGCGGGCTGGCTGTGCCCGCCCTCTCCGTCTGTCTGAGAGCCGAGCACTCCGGTACCGGCGCCGGCAGTTCCTGGCAGCCCCGGGACGGCCGGCGGCGGGCGGCGTCGCCCCACGGCGTCGCGACCCCACGGCGTCGCGACCCCACGGCGTCGCGACCCCACGGCGTCGCGACCCCACGGCGACGTTCCGGCGGAGGGCGTCCGGCGGAGGGTGTCGGACGGAGGGCGGCCGCGCCCCGCGACCGTGTGAGGCGGCGGTTCCCGACGGTGACGAGCAGTGGAGGTGACCGCGTGACGGAATGCCGTCACGTGGGGAACCCGCCATGCGTGGCACGCCTACGCGCTCCGTATGTCTGCCAGGATTCAGCCGCAAGCCTGGCATGTTCACGGCGTCAAGTAGGGGAGACTCATGCATCCCATAGCGCGCATAGCCTTGGGCGCGGCGACCGCCGCAGTCCTGGGCGTCACCGCTGTCGCACCGTCCGGGGCGGCGACCACACCGCCTGACGGTGCTTCGGGAGAGAAGCCCATCGTCGGTGGCGGGACCCCGCCGGCGGGCGGCAAGCAGGTGACGGTCACGCTCGTCACCGGCGACAAGGTGCTGGTCACCACAGACCCGTCGGGCCGCAGCTCCGCGGCCCTGCTGCCCCACGAGGACGGCACGCAGCCGCTCGTGCAGACCTTCCAGCTGGGCAAGGACCTCTACGTCTATCCGGAGGGCGTTTCCCGGGCGATCGCCGAAGGCAGGGTCGACGAGCAGCTGTTCAACGTCACCGGCCTGATACGTCAGGGATACGACGACACGAACACCGATGCGCTGCCGCTCATCGCCACGTACCAGAACCGTGTCGATGTCGCCGACAGCCTGCCGGTGGCTCCTCGTGGGTCGAAGCGCGGCCTTGAGCTTCCCGCCGTGAACGGCGTCGCGCTCAAGGCGGGCAAGGACACCGCCGCCGCCTTCTGGCAGGACATCACCGACACCCGTTCGCGTGCTGCCTCCACGTTGAAGAAGCTGTGGCTGGACAGCAAGGTCGAGGCCACGTTGGACCGGTCGACCAAGCAGGTGCACGCGCCGGAGGCCTGGGCCGCCGGCTACGACGGCAAGGGCACCAGGGTCGCCGTGCTGGACACCGGCGTGGACGCCGAGCACCCGGACCTGGTGAACCGGATCGCCGCGTCCAAGAACTTCACGGACTCCCAGAGCACCGCGGACCGCCAGGGGCACGGCACTCACACCGCGTCCACCGTCGGCGGCTCCGGAGCCGCCGACGACGGCCGCAGGAAAGGCGTCGCCCCCGGGACCTCCCTGCTCGTCGGCAAGGTCCTCAACGACTCGGGGTCCGGCGAAAGCTCCTGGATCATCGCCGGTATGCAGTGGGCCGTCGACCAGAAGGCCGATGTCGTCTCCATGAGCCTGGGCAACCCGGCCATCGGCACCTGCTCCGACCCGCTGGCGGAGGCCACGAAGGAGCTCTCGCGGAACACGCGCACCCTGTTCGTCGTCGCCGCGGGCAACGCCGGTTCGGGCATCGAGACCGTTTCCTCGCCCGGCTGTGTGCCCGGCGTGCTCACCGTCGGCGCCGTCGACCGTGACGACACCACCGCGTGGTTCTCCAGCCGCGGCCCGGTGGCCGTCACGCATACCCTCAAGCCCGAGATCGCCGCCCCCGGCGTCGGTATCTCGGCCGCCAGCGCGGGTGGACGCGGCCCCTACGCCTACCGGGAGATGTCGGGCACATCCATGGCGACCCCGCACGTCGCGGGCGCCGCTGCCATCGTCCGCCAGGCCCACCCGGAGTGGACCGCGCAGCAGATCAAGGCGGCCCTCGTCTCCTCCGCCCGTACCGGCGGGAAGGTCGCCGGTGCCGACCAGACCGGGGCGGGCGTGCTCGATGTGTTCGACGCGGTGCGCCAGAAGGTGCTGTCCGCACCGGCCGTCCAGGGCGGCAGCTACAACTGGCCGCAGGACACCTCCGACCGCACCACCGTGCAGGTGCCCTTCACCAACACCGGCACCGACGAAGTCACCCTGAAGCTCGGGGTGAGCGGTGTGCACGGCAACGACGGCAGCGATGTCAGCTCCGGCATCATGAGGCTCGAACACAGCAAGGTGACCGTTCCCGCGGGCGCCACGGTCAACGTGCCGCTGCGTATCGACCCCACCGCCCGGCTCAAGGCCTCCCAGTACGGGGCCGTCACCGGCCGCGTCATCGCCACCGGCGGCGACGCGCATGTCAGTGTGCCGGTCACGCTCCACGTCCAGCCGGAAACGGTCACCCTCCGGGTCAAGGTCGTCGACCGCAACGGCAAGCCCGCGGACGGCGCCTCCTCGCTGGACCTGGTCAGCCTCGACACCGACCAGGGCGAGCGCCGCAGCAACGAGGGCGCCGCCGAGCAGATGTACCGCGTGCGCCCTGGTGACTACGCACTCGCCGGTTTCGTGGCCACCTACGACGCGGACAACGCACCCGAATCGATCGGCTACCTCGGCCGCCCGCAGCTGCGGATCACCGGTGACACCACCGTCGTCCTCGACGCCCGCAAGGCACACCGGCTCAGCCCGCGGACCGACCGTCCTTCCAAGGTGAGCAGCACCACGCTCAGCTACGGCCGTACGTGGGACGACACCTGGCAGCTGAACGGATCGCTCTCTTCCGGCAGCAACGTGCAGAAGTTCTACGCCTCCGTCGAAGGGCGGGCCCGGAA from Streptomyces sp. NBC_00654 includes the following:
- a CDS encoding LuxR family transcriptional regulator, translating into MLQALGLGPGEEVIYTALLATPTGSARDLARQTGLDEAESVKILDDLAARGLVAVVAEAASGSPEPAEGEAGPPPARYRLTPPSVALAPLLVEQRNALHHAETAFSILSEQYRSTAAQTAGGVVEVVVGVEQVAHRFHQLQSGAQRELLVFLVGAPIAVPREDTDTAESSALDRGVDFRVVAAKDYLDGHDIVRDVRTAVMAGLDLRLVDSLPLKMVVSDRERAMVPLDMADSGGEPSAIVVHRSGLLTALVHLFEKEWAQARPMYTTTGAPEEPAADQPTEGELEVLARLLAGISDRRTASQLGLSVRTVERRIRRLMDLAGVDSRLQLGWHAARAGWLCPPSPSV
- a CDS encoding S8 family serine peptidase: MHPIARIALGAATAAVLGVTAVAPSGAATTPPDGASGEKPIVGGGTPPAGGKQVTVTLVTGDKVLVTTDPSGRSSAALLPHEDGTQPLVQTFQLGKDLYVYPEGVSRAIAEGRVDEQLFNVTGLIRQGYDDTNTDALPLIATYQNRVDVADSLPVAPRGSKRGLELPAVNGVALKAGKDTAAAFWQDITDTRSRAASTLKKLWLDSKVEATLDRSTKQVHAPEAWAAGYDGKGTRVAVLDTGVDAEHPDLVNRIAASKNFTDSQSTADRQGHGTHTASTVGGSGAADDGRRKGVAPGTSLLVGKVLNDSGSGESSWIIAGMQWAVDQKADVVSMSLGNPAIGTCSDPLAEATKELSRNTRTLFVVAAGNAGSGIETVSSPGCVPGVLTVGAVDRDDTTAWFSSRGPVAVTHTLKPEIAAPGVGISAASAGGRGPYAYREMSGTSMATPHVAGAAAIVRQAHPEWTAQQIKAALVSSARTGGKVAGADQTGAGVLDVFDAVRQKVLSAPAVQGGSYNWPQDTSDRTTVQVPFTNTGTDEVTLKLGVSGVHGNDGSDVSSGIMRLEHSKVTVPAGATVNVPLRIDPTARLKASQYGAVTGRVIATGGDAHVSVPVTLHVQPETVTLRVKVVDRNGKPADGASSLDLVSLDTDQGERRSNEGAAEQMYRVRPGDYALAGFVATYDADNAPESIGYLGRPQLRITGDTTVVLDARKAHRLSPRTDRPSKVSSTTLSYGRTWDDTWQLNGSLSSGSNVQKFYASVEGRARKGFFEFRPTWRATGSQGGSSYVYNLSFPTGGPLRSDRVYRPSDAGLARVTEKWNALGKEADYLDGLFILPAWNTNTAIPVSLLAPVKVPGTRTAYYTTGDDTWLHGAMTSFPFAAFMSDQYRVHRPGDRRTEEWYGGLLRPAAARDTDGDLALAAERQGDLIGFQSALWLDGSGDHWSYGGSFGDLGNLLLKRNGEEIARSTYPYDAFEVPAEDSAYELTQNLSKIDTSDRNWLRSTAVTTTWSFRSHLEPDVYSRGIPILFPAYDLPVDSVNTLPARSGIKVGLSVEGHAGYTPGRITEASVSYSYDGGTTWTQAPTEQRAGKWTATLDHTGATGEQVMLKTTLTDSEDNAVTQTITRAYDVR